A region from the Corylus avellana chromosome ca7, CavTom2PMs-1.0 genome encodes:
- the LOC132187275 gene encoding probable histone H2B.3, with translation MAPKGEKKPAEKKPAEKAPAAEKKPRAEKKLPKEGAADKKKKRTKKSVETYKIYIFKVLKQVHPDIGISSKAMGIMNSFINDIFEKLAQEAARLARYNKKPTITSREIQTAVRLVLPGELAKHAVSEGTKAVTKFTSS, from the coding sequence ATGGCGCCCAAGGGAGAGAAGAAGCCAGCGGAGAAGAAGCCGGCGGAGAAGGCTCCGGCGGCTGAGAAGAAGCCCAGGGCAGAGAAGAAGCTGCCGAAGGAAGGCGCAGcagacaagaagaagaagcggACGAAGAAGAGCGTGGAGACGTACAAGATCTACATCTTCAAGGTGCTGAAGCAGGTGCACCCGGACATCGGGATCTCCAGCAAGGCCATGGGGATCATGAACAGCTTCATCAACGACATCTTCGAGAAGCTCGCCCAGGAGGCCGCCAGGCTCGCTCGCTACAACAAGAAGCCCACCATCACCTCGCGTGAGATTCAGACGGCGGTGCGCCTCGTCTTGCCAGGGGAGCTTGCCAAGCACGCCGTGTCCGAGGGCACCAAGGCGGTCACCAAGTTCACTAGCTCTTAG
- the LOC132187276 gene encoding uncharacterized protein LOC132187276: protein MAIGASSSCSIGLIPFSCPSAGSRKSLRLRHGAQLGSSYSAEESPRRLLRISADSTQKARFIARRKESVSVRQLQRPLLEYMSLPASQYSVLDAERIERVDENTFRCYVYRIKFFAFEVCPVLLVRVEEQPTGCCIRLLSCKLEGSPMVAAQNDKFDASMVNHISCESNQNNSLVQQLTSDTVIEVSIEIPFAFSAIPVQAIESTGAQVLEQILRIMLPRFMAQLVKDYQAWASGDTSRQALGTGEI from the exons ATGGCAATAGGCGCTTCTAGTTCGTGCAGCATTGGATTGATTCCGTTTTCATGTCCAAGCGCAGGTTCTAGAAAATCTCTGCGCCTTAGACATGGTGCTCAGTTGGGTTCATCTTACTCGGCCGAGGAGTCTCCGAGACGCTTGCTGCGCATCTCGGCAGATTCAACGCAGAAAGCCCGGTTCATTGCTCGGCGTAAGGAGTCCGTCTCGGTTCGACAGCTTCAACGTCCTCTAC TGGAGTATATGAGCTTGCCCGCGAGCCAGTACTCGGTGTTGGATGCGGAGCGGATTGAGAGGGTGGATGAGAACACGTTTAGGTGTTATGTGTATAGGATTAAGTTCTTTGCGTTCGAGGTTTGCCCTGTTTTGCTTGTCAGAGTGGAAGAGCAGCCCACTGGGTGTTGCATTAGGCTCTTGTCTTGCAAG CTAGAGGGTTCACCTATGGTTGCTGCACAGAATGACAAATTTGACG CTTCTATGGTGAACCATATATCATGTGAGAGCAACCAAAACAACTCATTGGTGCAACAACTGACCTCGGATACTGTCATTGAG GTTAGCATTGAGATTCCTTTTGCATTCAGTGCAATTCCAGTGCAAGCAATTGAATCAACtggtgcacaagtccttgaacAAATACTAAGGATTATGCTTCCCCGGTTTATGGCACAG CTCGTGAAGGACTATCAAGCATGGGCGTCTGGTGATACTTCAAGGCAGGCTCTTGGGACAGGTGAGATTTGA
- the LOC132186690 gene encoding uncharacterized protein LOC132186690 — MTDFQPLQQKPESTDACSDFERGLEEFMRGHLDDCMSFASCSSTRTPDDEDDEGEQLVRRRRRSDLEGDDLAESSAARRRHSRILSRWAARQAQEMITTIERRNRESELMALAGLHTVSMLDSSFLRESQSPTSRRQGAVERPSTQASAIMQMWRELEDDHLLNRARERVRERLRQQRSVESNTNESSTNLSDSRESENQGSLGDVSESENEFGSWAHDQMGSQNERVDTNRSSREQSPDLGDVERERVRQIVRGWMESGISDHATNVSQRNNSPRAEWLGETERERVRIVREWVQMTSQQRGARGSRREDQPTGLGSQADRVRDGLVADHDEGQPEHIRRDMLRLRGRQALLDLLVRIERERQRELQGLLEHRAVSDFAHRNRIQSLLRGRFLRNERPVEDERPPSMAASELVQLRQRHTVSGLREGFRSRLETIVRGQAGSHSDTTSNNNISDSRTDRTQTNASLDIQHENHEQPLFRSPESDGNQLPDQMGSLETNGAVENITWQETSNQGGDWQEQIPEDARGNWQQTTYDQFNGWRDGNIEDMDANWQDNSVNDWPQETSRNVNGEEGHPQGAQGVWHEDGSRESVENWSEGPSAPPRNRRAVPVRRFNRFHPPDDDNVYSMELRELLSRRSVSNLLRSGFRESLDQLIQSYVERQGHAPIDWDLHRTLPTPTPASPEQDQEQQRDEQNDDQRDAINRPSLVLPSPPVPPPQPLWHQDLHHTGWSRHSMHRSEIEWEMINDLRSDMTRLQQGMSHMQRMLEACMDMQLELQRSVRQEVSAALNRSAGEKGLGAETSEDGSKWGHVRKGTCCVCCDSHIDSLLYRCGHMCTCSKCANELVRGGGKCPLCRAPIVEVIRAYSIL, encoded by the exons ATGACCGATTTTCAACCGCTGCAACAGAAACCTGAATCCACCGATGCCTGCTCCGATTTTGAGCGGGGATTGGAGGAATTTATGCGTGGGCACTTGGATGATTGTATGTCATTCGCTTCCTGTAGCTCCACGCGCACACCGGATGATGAGGACGATGAAGGTGAACAGCTAGTTCGGAGGAGAAGGAGGTCCGATTTAGAGGGTGATGATTTGGCAGAGTCCTCGGCTGCACGGCGTCGCCACTCTCGTATTTTGAGTAGGTGGGCTGCCCGGCAGGCGCAGGAGATGATCACCACGATTGAGAGGAGGAATCGTGAATCGGAGTTGATGGCACTTGCGGGTTTGCACACAGTTTCGATGCTGGACTCGTCGTTTTTGAGGGAGTCGCAGTCCCCAACCTCAAGGCGGCAGGGGGCCGTGGAGAGGCCAAGCACTCAGGCATCTGCGATTATGCAAATGTGGCGGGAGTTGGAGGATGATCATTTATTGAATCGGGCCCGTGAAAGGGTGAGGGAGAGATTGAGGCAGCAAAGGAGTGTTGAGTCTAATACGAATGAGTCCAGTACAAACTTGTCGGATAGTCGGGAGAGTGAGAATCAGGGGAGTTTGGGTGATGTGAGTGAGAGTGAAAATGAGTTTGGGAGTTGGGCTCATGATCAGATGGGGTCGCAGAATGAACGTGTGGATACTAACAGGTCTAGTAGGGAGCAATCTCCTGATCTTGGCGAtgttgagagggagagagtgaggcAGATAGTTCGTGGCTGGATGGAGAGTGGCATTAGTGATCATGCGACAAATGTTAGTCAAAGAAATAATAGTCCCAGAGCAGAATGGCTTGGGGAAACAGAACGTGAAAGGGTGAGAATTGTTAGGGAGTGGGTACAAATGACAAGTCAGCAGAGAGGAGCTCGTGGGAGCCGGAGGGAAGATCAGCCCACTGGACTTGGTTCTCAGGCGGATCGCGTTCGTGATGGGTTGGTGGCTGACCATGATGAAGGCCAACCTGAGCATATTCGCCGGGACATGTTGAGGTTGCGTGGAAGACAAGCTCTGCTTGATTTGCTTGTCagaattgagagagaaagacagagGGAACTTCAGGGTTTGTTGGAGCATCGGGCTGTCTCTGATTTTGCTCATCGTAACCGCATTCAG TCATTACTCAGAGGTAGATTCTTGCGAAATGAAAGACCTGTTGAAGATGAGAGACCACCTTCTATGGCAGCAAGTGAGTTAGTTCAGTTAAGACAACGACATACTGTCTCTGGTTTAAG GGAAGGGTTCCGCTCCAGATTAGAAACTATTGTTCGTGGCCAAGCAGGCAGCCATTCTGATACCACATCTAACAATAACATCAGTGATTCTAGAACTGATCGGACTCAAACAAATGCTTCACTGGATATCCAACATGAAAATCATGAACAACCACTGTTTAGGAGTCCAGAAAGTGATGGCAATCAGTTGCCTGATCAAATGGGGAGCTTGGAAACCAACGGAGCCGTTGAGAATATAACTTGGCAAGAAACTTCTAATCAAGGAGGGGATTGGCAGGAACAAATTCCTGAAGATGCGAGAGGAAACTGGCAGCAGACAACCTATGATCAATTTAATGGGTGGAGAGATGGCAATATTGAAGATATGGATGCAAATTGGCAGGATAATTCAGTCAATGATTGGCCCCAGGAAACTTCAAGGAACGTAAATGGAGAAGAGGGACATCCACAAGGAGCCCAGGGGGTTTGGCATGAGGATGGCTCTCGGGAGTCTGTTGAAAATTGGTCAGAGGGGCCTTCTGCGCCTCCAAGAAATCGTCGTGCGGTTCCTGTTAGAAGATTCAATAGATTTCATCCACCTGATGATGATAATGTGTACAGTATGGAACTCAGGGAACTTTTGAGCAG GAGAAGTGTCTCTAATCTTCTTCGTAGTGGTTTCCGCGAAAGTTTGGACCAATTAATACAGTCATATGTGGAAAGGCAGGGTCATGCTCCAATTGACTGGGATTTGCATAGAACCTTGCCTACACCAACTCCTGCTTCACCTGAGCAGGATCAGGAGCAACAGAGGGATGAACAGAATGATGATCAACGTGATGCCATTAACAGACCTTCACTGGTGCTACCATCTCCACCAGTGCCCCCACCACAGCCACTTTGGCACCAGGACTTGCATCACACTGGCTGGTCTCGTCATAGCATGCATCGTTCAGAAATT GAATGGGAGATGATTAATGATCTGAGATCAGACATGACAAGACTTCAGCAAGGAATGAGCCACATGCAAAGGATGTTGGAAGCCTGCATGGATATGCAACTAGAGTTGCAGCGCTCTGTTAGACAGGAAGTCTCTGCGGCTCTGAATCGATCAGCTGGTGAAAAAG GCTTGGGTGCTGAGACATCAGAAGATGGGTCTAAATGGGGTCATGTGAGGAAAGGGACTTGCTGTGTTTGTTGTGATAGCCATATTGATTCACTCTTGTACAG ATGCGGACACATGTGCACTTGCTCAAAATGCGCAAATGAGTTGGTTCGTGGTGGAGGAAAATGCCCATTGTGTCGGGCGCCAATTGTGGAGGTGATCCGAGCTTACTCCATACTGTAA